Proteins co-encoded in one Saprospira grandis genomic window:
- a CDS encoding transketolase, protein MADIQYLEQMATQVRRDILRMVHAVQSGHPGGSMGCAEFFTALYFQQMEHNTDFSMEGKNEDLFFLSNGHISPVWYSVLARSGYFPVEELATFRHLNCRLQGHPTTHEGLPGIRVASGSLGQGLSVALGAALAKKMDGDDKLVYALCGDGELQEGQIWEAAMFAAHNKQDNVILTVDWNGQQIDGSNDDVLSLGNLPSKWESFGWKVLIGEKGNDMAAVLDYLAQAKAASGQGQPVVLLLKTDMGHGVDFMSGTHAWHGKAPSDEQLANALAQLPEGLGDY, encoded by the coding sequence ATGGCAGATATTCAATATTTAGAGCAGATGGCCACGCAGGTCCGCCGTGATATTTTGCGGATGGTGCATGCCGTGCAAAGTGGCCACCCTGGTGGCTCTATGGGCTGTGCGGAATTCTTCACGGCCCTTTATTTCCAGCAAATGGAGCACAATACAGATTTTTCTATGGAGGGTAAAAATGAAGACCTCTTCTTTTTGTCCAATGGCCATATTTCACCTGTTTGGTATAGTGTTTTGGCGCGTTCGGGCTATTTTCCTGTAGAGGAATTGGCTACTTTTCGTCATCTCAACTGCCGTTTGCAGGGCCACCCCACCACCCATGAGGGTTTGCCAGGCATTCGGGTAGCTTCTGGCTCTTTGGGCCAAGGGCTTTCGGTAGCTTTAGGAGCGGCTTTGGCCAAAAAAATGGATGGCGACGATAAATTGGTCTATGCCCTTTGTGGGGATGGCGAATTGCAAGAAGGCCAAATTTGGGAAGCGGCGATGTTTGCGGCCCACAACAAACAAGATAATGTTATTTTGACGGTAGACTGGAACGGCCAGCAAATTGACGGCAGCAATGATGATGTTCTTAGCCTAGGCAATTTGCCCAGTAAATGGGAAAGCTTTGGCTGGAAGGTCTTGATTGGCGAAAAAGGTAATGATATGGCGGCTGTATTAGACTATTTGGCGCAGGCCAAGGCGGCTAGCGGCCAAGGCCAACCTGTGGTCCTTTTGTTGAAAACAGATATGGGACATGGTGTCGACTTTATGTCGGGAACTCATGCTTGGCATGGCAAAGCCCCTTCTGATGAGCAATTGGCCAATGCTTTAGCCCAATTACCCGAAGGACTGGGCGATTATTAA
- a CDS encoding SOS response-associated peptidase gives MCERFSFSAGRTRMKRVFNIDVAEPLQASYNIGPGNNAYVLTNKSTKLQIYRWGLVPRGAKDPRIGLSFPVAKAEGIEKRHSFRMPVRQHRCLVFADSFYVWEKNGQAHRILLPHQELMAFAGIWEHWEGPRGQLLKTFSLVTVRANSELQALDQEQMPVLLLDGEDMRQWLLATELSDALRLLQPLPKGILQQYPIGPAIDQLDNDFADLQRPMR, from the coding sequence ATGTGCGAACGTTTTTCTTTTAGTGCTGGTCGAACTCGGATGAAGCGAGTATTTAATATAGATGTAGCTGAGCCCCTACAGGCCTCCTATAATATTGGGCCGGGGAACAATGCCTATGTCTTGACGAATAAATCGACTAAGCTGCAGATTTATCGCTGGGGGTTGGTGCCTAGGGGGGCCAAAGATCCCAGAATTGGCCTAAGTTTTCCTGTAGCCAAGGCAGAAGGCATAGAAAAGCGGCATTCTTTCCGTATGCCTGTTCGGCAGCATCGTTGTTTAGTTTTTGCCGATAGTTTTTACGTATGGGAAAAAAATGGACAGGCGCATCGCATTTTGCTGCCTCATCAGGAGCTCATGGCCTTTGCGGGCATTTGGGAGCATTGGGAAGGGCCCAGAGGGCAATTGTTGAAAACTTTTAGCTTGGTGACGGTGCGGGCCAACAGCGAATTGCAGGCCTTGGATCAAGAACAAATGCCCGTTCTTTTGCTAGATGGAGAAGATATGCGGCAGTGGCTGCTCGCTACAGAGCTATCGGATGCTTTGCGTTTGTTGCAGCCCCTACCCAAGGGCATTTTGCAGCAGTACCCCATTGGGCCAGCAATAGACCAGCTAGACAATGACTTTGCCGATTTGCAGCGGCCTATGCGCTAG
- a CDS encoding COX15/CtaA family protein, producing MRLPKAVSIWLLIGVVMVFAQVVIGGITRLTDSGLSITEWNVIKGVLPPIGEEQWTLAFEKYQKHTIQYESIHADMTLSEFKFIYFWEYFHRLWARSMGFVFLFPFLYFWRKKWLPAGLMRKLGGVVALAALAAVFGWIMVSSGLNTEEYVWVNAYRLTTHLSIAISLLALLFWASLKVWQPETKDAYHRVLRKRAWQITALIGLQLVLGGLMSGMKAGYVAPHFPHMEVAADGSWQWFSDVLYQSGEWKWENLLRYNKNAFAPALIQVFHRFTAYALALLIPLLAWRIHRSKVSARLRGANVLLLLVLAMQIGLGIFTVINSVGGSEIFPTLGVLHQAGGMLLLLAMLYLNYQFSEGGYLATKTAKNGPKAKEKALA from the coding sequence ATGCGGTTACCCAAGGCCGTAAGTATTTGGTTATTGATTGGGGTAGTGATGGTCTTTGCGCAGGTAGTCATTGGTGGAATTACGCGATTGACCGATTCGGGTTTATCGATTACGGAGTGGAATGTGATTAAGGGGGTTTTGCCGCCGATAGGAGAGGAGCAGTGGACGCTTGCCTTTGAGAAGTACCAAAAGCATACGATTCAGTACGAGAGCATTCATGCGGACATGACGCTTTCGGAATTTAAGTTCATTTATTTCTGGGAGTATTTTCACCGTTTGTGGGCCCGAAGCATGGGCTTTGTGTTTTTGTTTCCCTTTTTGTATTTCTGGCGCAAAAAATGGCTACCTGCTGGCCTAATGCGAAAGTTGGGCGGAGTAGTGGCCTTGGCGGCTTTAGCGGCTGTATTTGGCTGGATTATGGTCAGTTCGGGCTTGAATACGGAAGAATATGTTTGGGTGAATGCCTATCGTTTGACCACGCATTTGTCTATTGCGATTAGTTTATTGGCCTTGTTGTTTTGGGCCAGTTTGAAAGTTTGGCAGCCAGAGACCAAAGATGCCTATCATAGGGTATTGCGGAAGCGGGCTTGGCAAATCACGGCTTTAATTGGGCTACAATTGGTCCTTGGTGGCTTGATGTCGGGCATGAAAGCGGGCTATGTGGCCCCTCATTTCCCTCATATGGAAGTGGCTGCAGATGGCAGTTGGCAGTGGTTTTCCGATGTGTTGTATCAATCGGGAGAATGGAAGTGGGAAAACCTTTTGCGCTATAACAAAAACGCCTTTGCCCCTGCTCTAATCCAGGTTTTTCATCGCTTTACGGCCTATGCCTTGGCCCTATTGATTCCCTTATTGGCTTGGCGGATTCATCGTTCTAAGGTTTCTGCCCGCTTGCGAGGAGCCAATGTTCTTTTGCTTTTGGTTTTGGCCATGCAAATCGGCTTAGGCATTTTCACGGTCATCAATAGTGTTGGCGGTTCAGAGATTTTCCCGACCCTAGGCGTTTTGCATCAGGCTGGGGGAATGTTGCTTTTATTGGCCATGTTGTACCTCAACTATCAGTTTAGTGAGGGCGGCTACTTAGCCACTAAAACGGCTAAAAATGGACCGAAAGCCAAGGAAAAAGCCCTTGCTTAG
- a CDS encoding ComF family protein codes for MLEPLLQLFYPRLCLACQRQPLQRQQRALCTSCQYKIKPTNYHLFEENPVAERFWGRLPISRASTAYHFVKGGILQRLIHELKYGHRPEIGEELGRSYGRLLAEEPFWKSVDYIIPVPLHPKKRHQRGYNQAARWASGLSESLGVPWSEKFLLRASYTESQTRKSREERFANVSDAFVLRQADKLRHKHIMLVDDVMTTGATIEACAKHLLKAQISLSVVCIALAP; via the coding sequence ATGTTAGAACCTCTATTGCAGTTATTTTATCCTCGTTTGTGTTTAGCTTGTCAGCGGCAGCCTTTACAGCGGCAGCAGCGGGCTTTGTGCACTTCTTGTCAGTATAAAATTAAGCCCACCAACTATCATTTATTTGAAGAAAACCCTGTAGCTGAGCGCTTTTGGGGGCGTTTGCCGATTAGCAGAGCGAGCACGGCCTATCATTTTGTGAAGGGGGGAATATTGCAGCGTTTGATACATGAATTGAAATATGGGCATCGGCCAGAGATTGGGGAGGAGTTGGGGCGAAGTTATGGGCGTTTATTGGCCGAGGAGCCCTTTTGGAAGTCGGTGGATTATATTATTCCGGTCCCTTTGCATCCTAAAAAGCGTCATCAGCGGGGGTATAATCAGGCGGCGCGATGGGCATCTGGGTTATCGGAGAGTTTGGGGGTACCTTGGTCCGAGAAGTTTTTATTGCGGGCCAGTTATACGGAGAGTCAGACCCGCAAGAGTCGAGAAGAGCGTTTTGCCAATGTTTCGGATGCTTTTGTTTTGCGGCAGGCCGATAAATTGCGGCACAAGCACATTATGCTGGTGGATGATGTGATGACTACAGGGGCCACAATTGAGGCTTGTGCCAAGCATTTATTGAAGGCGCAGATTTCGCTTAGTGTGGTTTGCATTGCTTTGGCGCCTTAG